A single Lolium perenne isolate Kyuss_39 chromosome 6, Kyuss_2.0, whole genome shotgun sequence DNA region contains:
- the LOC127321202 gene encoding uncharacterized protein: MVLQKLFYISFFLLVCTSKAISPEAEALLRWKSTLIGANLLSSWSISIPTCSWFGVSCDASGHVVGLHLPKSRLHGTLHALYSAALQNLAVLDLFDNDLVGVIPANISLFLTLTILDLSYNNLVGVIPYQLSKLPMIAELDLGNNHLTNPEYTNFSPMSSLKLLFLANNDLSGTFPQFIINCTNTRMRSLDLSGNTFSGPLPDSLSEMVPRLQYLNVSFNGFSGSIPRSLSRLRKLKGLYLNSNNLTGGIPEELGIINGLRVLILYNNSLGGSIPASLGQLQWLEQLNVGNNGLISILPPELGNLTSLEYMLLEGNHLIGSLPPSFARMHQLHSFGIRNNRISGTIPREMFTNWTKLVDFDVSNNWLTGSIPPQISKWKELVYLALYGNNFIGSLPLGMGSMSNLQLLSLYRNHITGTIPSDIGNVTTLKFLDISSNHLEGELPATISLLVNLLVLDLSGNKLTGLIPNLDSRQLPVFKVAENNSFLGESFSALCQLTFLQMLGLSNNQFFGEFPDCLWKLKDLQSLDLSSNAFSGEVPNSTYNNTSLRLLQLSNNKLSGCFPAVVKNFKSLVILDLGNNKISGVIPPWIGESNPLLGILRLRSNMFCGSIPWQLSQLSHLQLLDLAENNFISIVPESFVNFYLMRQTSMMKPVLTINLQSTIFRYNYNSSMEIIWKGREHTFQGRDAFVTGIDISSNSLSGEIPSELTNLRGIQLLNMSRNYLSGYIPKDIGNLKLLESLDLSWNKLSGQIPPTISNLMFLNTVNLSNNLLSGEIPTGSQLQTLNDPSIYSNNLGLCGPPLSIACTNNLSIATPLDGAKEHNKDLWLYYSVIAGVVFGFWVWFGTLFFWKIWRVAFFSCIDALHQKLMQKMKST; this comes from the coding sequence ATGGTTCTGCAGAAACTCTTCTATATCTCTTTTTTTCTGCTGGTATGCACATCCAAGGCGATCAGCCCAGAAGCAGAAGCACTACTCCGATGGAAGTCCACTTTAATTGGTGCCAACTTGCTATCCTCCTGGTCGATTTCCATTCCTACCTGCTCTTGGTTCGGCGTCAGCTGTGATGCTTCTGGACATGTTGTTGGGCTCCACCTTCCCAAATCAAGGCTCCATGGTACGCTACACGCCTTGTACTCTGCAGCTCTCCAGAACCTTGCCGTGCTGGATCTCTTCGACAACGACCTTGTCGGTGTCATCCCAGCAAACATCTCCCTGTTTCTGACCCTAACAATTCTGGACTTGAGTTATAACAATCTTGTTGGTGTCATCCCCTATCAACTAAGCAAGCTCCCCATGATTGCTGAGTTAGATTTGGGAAACAACCACTTGACCAACCCAGAATATACCAACTTTTCACCTATGTCGAGTTTGAAGCTTTTATTTCTAGCTAATAATGATCTCAGTGGTACCTTCCCACAATTCATCATCAACTGCACCAATACAAGGATGAGGTCCCTCGATTTATCAGGTAACACCTTCTCGGGCCCTTTACCAGATTCATTGTCGGAGATGGTTCCAAGGTTGCAATATCTAAATGTGTCCTTTAATGGATTCTCTGGCTCGATACCTCGTTCGCTCTCAAGGCTCCGAAAGCTCAAGGGGCTATATCTCAACTCAAATAATCTCACAGGAGGAATCCCTGAGGAGCTTGGAATTATAAATGGATTGCGAGTGCTTATTCTTTACAATAACTCACTTGGTGGATCAATCCCAGCTTCACTTGGGCAACTTCAGTGGCTAGAGCAGCTCAATGTTGGAAACAATGGTTTGATTTCTATTCTTCCACCTGAGCTGGGGAACCTTACTAGTCTTGAATACATGTTACTGGAAGGGAATCATTTAATTGGAAGCTTGCCACCATCTTTTGCCAGGATGCACCAATTGCATTCTTTTGGGATAAGAAACAACAGAATCAGTGGTACCATTCCACGAGAGATGTTTACAAACTGGACCAAGCTGGTGGATTTTGATGTATCCAACAACTGGTTAACTGGAAGCATACCCCCACAGATCAGCAAGTGGAAGGAGCTAGTGTATCTAGCGCTCTATGGCAACAACTTTATTGGCTCGCTTCCTCTGGGGATGGGAAGCATGTCAAACCTGCAACTATTGTCCTTGTACAGGAATCACATAACTGGAACTATACCATCAGATATCGGTAATGTGACAACTTTGAAATTCCTTGACATCAGCTCCAACCATCTTGAGGGTGAGCTTCCTGCAACCATCTCCCTGTTGGTGAATCTTCTTGTTCTTGACTTGTCGGGCAACAAGTTGACAGGTCTCATTCCTAATCTTGATAGCAGGCAGTTGCCTGTTTTTAAGGTGGCTGAGAATAATAGCTTCTTGGGAGAATCATTTTCTGCCTTATGTCAACTAACATTTCTGCAAATGTTGGGTCTATCAAATAATCAGTTTTTTGGAGAGTTTCCAGATTGCTTGTGGAAATTGAAAGACTTACAATCCTTGGATTTGTCGAGCAATGCTTTTTCTGGGGAAGTTCCAAACTCAACTTACAACAATACTTCGCTAAGATTACTGCAGTTGTCAAACAACAAGTTATCAGGTTGCTTTCCAGCAGTGGTGAAGAACTTCAAAAGCCTTGTTATTTTGGATCTTGGGAACAATAAGATTTCTGGTGTCATTCCCCCATGGATTGGGGAAAGCAATCCTTTGCTGGGGATCCTCAGACTACGATCAAACATGTTCTGTGGAAGTATTCCCTGGCAACTATCACAACTCTCCCATCTCCAACTACTTGATCTAGCTGAAAATAACTTCATAAGTATCGTACCAGAAAGTTTCGTCAACTTTTATTTGATGAGACAGACATCAATGATGAAGCCAGTTCTAACAATCAACTTACAATCTACCATCTTTAGATATAATTACAATAGCAGTATGGAGATAATTTGGAAGGGACGGGAGCATACCTTTCAGGGAAGAGATGCATTTGTGACTGGTATCGATATCTCTAGCAATTCTCTGTCAGGTGAAATCCCTTCAGAGTTGACAAATCTTAGAGGTATCCAGTTGCTAAATATGTCAAGAAATTATCTATCTGGTTATATACCGAAGGACATTGGCAACCTAAAGTTGTTAGAATCCCTCGACCTCTCGTggaacaaattatcaggtcagatTCCTCCTACCATCTCAAACTTGATGTTCCTCAACACTGTTAATCTCTCCAACAATCTTCTATCTGGAGAGATACCTACCGGAAGTCAGCTCCAAACACTCAATGACCCATCAATCTATAGCAATAATCTTGGACTTTGTGGTCCCCCTTTGAGCATTGCATGTACAAACAATTTGAGTATTGCAACACCATTGGATGGAGCAAAGGAACATAACAAGGACCTGTGGCTGTACTACTCGGTGATTGCAGGAGTTGTCTTTGGTTTCTGGGTATGGTTTGGAACATTGTTTTTCTGGAAGATCTGGAGGGTTGCTTTCTTCAGTTGCATTGATGCTCTGCACCAGAAGTTGATGCAGAAGATGAAGAGTACCTGA
- the LOC127321184 gene encoding peroxidase 3 isoform X2 → MAVEGRVVAAVVVVAGAGVVLGRRRLQLRMGFYDKSCPAAERIVGDYVRQHVRRVPTVAPALLRTHYHDCFVRGCDGSILLNSTSAGAAEKDAPPNLTLRGFDLIDRVKALVEEACPGVVSCADVLALAARDAVTAIGGPSWRVPTGRRDGTVSSMQEALRELPSPAMTFPQLAALFARKGLGVRDLVWLSGAHTIGIAHCSSFANRLYGYAGAANGTAPPLDAAYAANLRQRKCRMGGHDTTVEMDPGSFLTFDLGYYHAVLKHRALLQSDAALVTDAAARADIAGVVSSPQEVFFQVFGRSMTRLGAVQVMTGSEGEIRKSCSVVNS, encoded by the exons atggcggtagaaggtcgtgtagtcgccgccgtcgtcgtcgtcgctggagccggcgtcgtcctggggcggcggcgcctc CAGCTGAGGATGGGGTTCTACGACAAGAGCTGCCCCGCGGCGGAGCGGATCGTCGGCGACTACGTCCGGCAGCACGTCCGCCGCGTGCCCACCGTCGCGCCCGCGCTGCTCCGGACGCACTACCACGACTGCTTCGTCAGG GGCTGCGACGGGTCCATCCTGCTCAACTCGACCAGCGCCGGCGCGGCGGAGAAGGACGCGCCGCCGAACCTGACGCTGCGGGGGTTCGACCTGATCGACCGCGTCAAGGCCCTGGTGGAGGAGGCGTGCCCCGGCGTCGTCTCCTGCGCCGACGTCCTCGCGCTCGCCGCCCGGGACGCCGTCACCGCCATC GGCGGGCCTTCGTGGCGCGTGCCGACGGGGAGGAGGGACGGCACGGTGTCGAGCATGCAGGAGGCGCTCCGggagctgccctcgccggcgaTGACCTTCCCGCAGCTCGCCGCCCTGTTCGCCCGCAAGGGCCTCGGTGTCCGCGACCTCGTGTGGCTGTCAG GTGCTCACACCATCGGCATCGCCCACTGCTCTTCCTTCGCCAACCGCCTCTATGGATATGCCGGCGCAGCCAATGGCACCGCCCCGCCCCTCGATGCGGCCTACGCCGCCAACCTGCGGCAGCGCAAGTGCAGGATGGGAGGCCATGACACCACGGTGGAGATGGACCCCGGCAGCTTCCTCACGTTCGACCTCGGCTACTACCATGCGGTGCTCAAGCACAGGGCCCTGCTCCAGTCCGACGCAGCTCTGGTCACTGACGCGGCAGCGCGGGCCGACATCGCTGGTGTTGTGTCCAGCCCCCAGGAGGTGTTCTTCCAGGTGTTCGGGCGGTCGATGACGAGGCTAGGGGCGGTGCAGGTCATGACCGGCTCCGAGGGGGAGATCAGGAAGAGCTGCTCCGTTGTGAACAGTTAG
- the LOC127321184 gene encoding peroxidase 3 isoform X1, producing the protein MVAAVPLPAVMVVLVGAAVMLVGAGAGAVRVRGGQQQKQLRMGFYDKSCPAAERIVGDYVRQHVRRVPTVAPALLRTHYHDCFVRGCDGSILLNSTSAGAAEKDAPPNLTLRGFDLIDRVKALVEEACPGVVSCADVLALAARDAVTAIGGPSWRVPTGRRDGTVSSMQEALRELPSPAMTFPQLAALFARKGLGVRDLVWLSGAHTIGIAHCSSFANRLYGYAGAANGTAPPLDAAYAANLRQRKCRMGGHDTTVEMDPGSFLTFDLGYYHAVLKHRALLQSDAALVTDAAARADIAGVVSSPQEVFFQVFGRSMTRLGAVQVMTGSEGEIRKSCSVVNS; encoded by the exons ATGGTCGCCGCCGTGCCATTGCCCGCGGTGATGGTGGTCCTCGTCGGAGCGGCGGTCATGCTCGTCGGTGCCGGCGCAGGCGCGGTCCGCGTGCGCGGCGGCCAACAACAGAAGCAGCTGAGGATGGGGTTCTACGACAAGAGCTGCCCCGCGGCGGAGCGGATCGTCGGCGACTACGTCCGGCAGCACGTCCGCCGCGTGCCCACCGTCGCGCCCGCGCTGCTCCGGACGCACTACCACGACTGCTTCGTCAGG GGCTGCGACGGGTCCATCCTGCTCAACTCGACCAGCGCCGGCGCGGCGGAGAAGGACGCGCCGCCGAACCTGACGCTGCGGGGGTTCGACCTGATCGACCGCGTCAAGGCCCTGGTGGAGGAGGCGTGCCCCGGCGTCGTCTCCTGCGCCGACGTCCTCGCGCTCGCCGCCCGGGACGCCGTCACCGCCATC GGCGGGCCTTCGTGGCGCGTGCCGACGGGGAGGAGGGACGGCACGGTGTCGAGCATGCAGGAGGCGCTCCGggagctgccctcgccggcgaTGACCTTCCCGCAGCTCGCCGCCCTGTTCGCCCGCAAGGGCCTCGGTGTCCGCGACCTCGTGTGGCTGTCAG GTGCTCACACCATCGGCATCGCCCACTGCTCTTCCTTCGCCAACCGCCTCTATGGATATGCCGGCGCAGCCAATGGCACCGCCCCGCCCCTCGATGCGGCCTACGCCGCCAACCTGCGGCAGCGCAAGTGCAGGATGGGAGGCCATGACACCACGGTGGAGATGGACCCCGGCAGCTTCCTCACGTTCGACCTCGGCTACTACCATGCGGTGCTCAAGCACAGGGCCCTGCTCCAGTCCGACGCAGCTCTGGTCACTGACGCGGCAGCGCGGGCCGACATCGCTGGTGTTGTGTCCAGCCCCCAGGAGGTGTTCTTCCAGGTGTTCGGGCGGTCGATGACGAGGCTAGGGGCGGTGCAGGTCATGACCGGCTCCGAGGGGGAGATCAGGAAGAGCTGCTCCGTTGTGAACAGTTAG